Genomic window (Musa acuminata AAA Group cultivar baxijiao chromosome BXJ1-9, Cavendish_Baxijiao_AAA, whole genome shotgun sequence):
ACACAAATATTTTAAAGATAATTTTTTCGAAAAAAtatcaacttttttttattttatttttcacataaCACTCATTTTGCAATATTTTCATAGAGCATCTCTTATTTCATAAATGATCAATTTATCCTTAACTTTTGCTTCTATCCGATTATTTTTACTTCATATTGTCCATACGTTTTTATCGTCTTTATACGGTCTTAATATCCTCATCTTATactcttttattttcttctcaAGAGTACACACAGAGGGTTGATATTAGAAGGTGCTAAGAGGCAACGAGTCTCGCAACAGGATGAAAGTAACGAGGACAACGATAGCAGAGACAACTCGCAATTTAGCAATCGAGTGAAGACcatggataatttttttaaaaaaataaaaaatattttacaagaATAAAGCAAATAAGAAGTGCTTTAGATTTTTCTAGAAGATTTATTCATattctaattttatttaaaactatATATGTAATGCATAAAGCACTTACCAACACATCCAAATTTAGTTTAGATAATTGTTTTCTCATCCCACCTTATCTTAAATCTATTAATACGCAGCACCATGTCTTAAATAGATTCCAAACCATTATCATCCTTAATCGTGTTATaggattatttattttttctcagaccatcatcatcattatccgaAGTGGAAATCTCAAtaccaaatatatatattttaattcacGAGTTTTGTTTAGATTTTCAAGAATTAGTAAAGTCTGAGTtccttaaaaataaattaaacaataaattttctttatttgaatcaattaaaaaaaatcaataacaaATTTTATTCCGTCCACATTCGGCTAATAATTTAAGTATTTAAATTAAATTGGATTGAATCCATTCCAATCTCGATTAAAGGGTTCCGTCTCTATTCACAACTCTTAAATAGATGTTGTTCTCAGATTGGGTCCTGATAAGCTGGTTGGGTTCAGCCAACTCGATCCAATCCGTGTGAGCGGTGGTTCTATATGGAACGCGTTTCACATGTACCTTCCTTTGTTAGATGCTTTGATCTCATCGTGACTCGCCACTCCTAATCCCCTTCGCCCACTCGTCTGCGCCGTTCGAAATGCTCGCGCTCCGCCGCCCGACTCCCCCGCccgtcctccgccgccgcccgATCCTTCCGCCGTAGCCCTCCGTGCCGCCGCGGGATACAGCGGGAGAACCGCCCTTCGACCGGAGCCCTAGGGTTTCCTTTGCCTTCCCGCAGTCGCTTTTGTCCGCAGGCGGTGGTGTTCCTGGAAGAGGGAAGAGCGTTAGGGTTTGTGGGCTCGACACCATGCCTCCCGGGCGGAGGAGAGGTGGGAATCGGGTTAAGAACTTGGAACAGCTCAAGCCGGGGGATCTCGTTCTCGCCAAGGTGAAGGGGTATCCTGCTTGGCCCGCGAAGGTCAGCTCGATTTCTGTGTTGTTCTTTCCTCTGGTATTGTATGTAAATTGGGCTTTTGATGCTTCTGTGATTCGGCGTCTGCCGATGTCTGTGTTGCATTTACTTGGATTGTTCGGAACCGGGAACCCAGGGTTTTGGATATTGGTTATTCTGTTGTGTGTTTCTTGGTTCAGTGGTGCTGTTCTTATTGGGGTTTTTCTACGAACGTTGTGTTTTATTTCTTGTTAAGTGCGATTTATCCTTTCCCTTCCGTTGATTTGTGTGGTGGAGACATCTTCCATGCTTTCCCTTTAGCGATTCATCGTTTATCGCAATATTTGTTAATCTTTCATTTGGTTCTTCAAGATGATTTAGCAATTGTAACTGTGCTTTTCTTTTCCTCCATCCACCCCTTTTGTTGTGCTGAAATCCTCTGCATTTCGTGCCTTTTCTTAATATGTTTAACCTCGATTAAAACGTTGGCTACCTTCTCGTCAGATAAGCAGGCCAGAAGAATTTGATCGATCACCAGATCCTAGGAAATACTTTGTTCAGTTCTTTGGGACTTCTGAGATGTAAGTCTCATTAGTTATTGTCGTTTTGCTGTCACCTGTTCTTGATATTAATTTGCTATATTCTGCCTGATGATCTTTGATGACTAAACTCATGATTTGAGACCATTGTCTACTTTATGGGGACAAAGTGACCACAAAGTCGCTTTTATGGTTAATGCAAAAAACTGAATTTGTAAGctatctttatttttctttttgattcttCATTGATAAGTGAGCACATTTGCTGAAGGATGCTTAAAGCTTAGCCGACCCACTTAGAGCAGCATGCTGGCTGACTTGTAACACTATTCTTATATCGGAAAAGATGCAGAAATTATCAGAAACTCAAGGAGGATCACTAAACCATTTTGAACTATAAAACAGGATCTTCATGTTAAACCATGAAACTTCGTGTTATTGCCTTGAGGTAGTCAAGATGAGTAATTTAATTAGTGTATTTTTTGTGAAATTTTAAAGTCATAGTTAGAGATCATGTAAAGGGGCACTTAGTGGGTGTTCCTTGAATTTTGGTACTTTTTTCATTACTTCATATCCTCAGGTAGCTTTGAAATTTGGATAGCCAAATTTGGTGTTGTTTTAAAATTTGTTAGTTAGGTAGTGCTTGCTTATGTtggtttttaaattttttattaaatatatgcaGCTTGAAGTTGAAGGATGTTGTGCTTTTTTGTTCTTAAAAAAATTGCACCACTTCCGTTTTAAGTTTTAAAGTTCAAATCTTGGTGGATACTGATATCAGTTGTCAGCTGAACCAGTATGGTACACAAATCGATCCTTGTCAGTATGATCATGTACTGATCTATACTGGTTGGACCGTTGGACCCACCATGATatctaattttattaaaaatttatatatatttttttgtctcCAAGGCTGATTGTAAAGCATATGTCAATAGGGTATGCATAAATACCTCTTAAAAGTGCTATAGTGGGCATCTGATACATGTATTACAAATATGTACTTGAAATAATAAGTTCATGAAGTACTTGTAAGTATGTGGATCTAGGTTAAACTAGATTTATGTGGTTCTAACCTAGATCTATGTGAATCTTGGTCATATTCAGTCATTTGGCTGAATCCAAATGGATCTAGGCTGGACTGACTTGAATCTTGTTCAGATTTGAATGTCTTGGTTGGATCCAAATAGGTCATGTGTGCATGAATCTTGTTCAGATTTGAATGCATCTAGGCTATATTTGAGTGGAATCAACTTAAATACAAGTAGATCTATGCTAGATTTGCATAGGCCTCATTGACCAAGAAATTAGTTTCTTGAAACTAAATTGATGAATATATCTACATAAGAAAGCCAGAATACAGTTATGTAAAGATTTTATGTTCAAGATTCAACTAAATTGTTGTAAATGGAAGAACAAAACTCAAGCCACCTTTGAACTTAGTCTATATGTTACAATTCTTGGTTTAACTATTAATTCTAGAGATAGATACAACCAAGGACTGCTTTTGCAATCTCGTACTGGGATCCTATACCAAGCTGGACTGGAATGGGTACTTCCTGATCGATAAAACAGTGTATCGACACATGGTATACTAGTATGTACTGAAGattcaaagaggaagaagaagaaggaaccgatgacagtggaggaagaggaggaagaagaaagagaaaggagaaggaagtaggaaggaagaagaggaggtggtgaaGGAAGAGGAGTTGAaggaaaggaggaggaagaggaagaacgaGAGGACATGGAAGCATGTCCTTGACCTGATTGTGAAACTTGAGTAGACTCGGATGAAGAGgctgtggaggaagaggaagagaatggAAGAGGAGCAAGTAATCAGGGAagagaaggaaggaggaagaggaagaaagaagaggagacggtggagaaagaagagaaggaagagaagaggaagaagagagggcaGTGAGGTCAGTGGATGATAGCCAGAAGAGTGGAGGTGGGTGGCAGTGGACAGCAATGAGAAGAGCAGAGATAGGCATCGCCGGATGATGACAAGAAGGGGGGAGGTTTATGACGATGGATGACAATGAGTGCCCACGGAGCAGAGGGCTTGTGATCACGAGCCCTAATCAGCCTTTTAATTAGACAGGACCAGACTGCCTGAAAAGGTGGTGGTCCACATATCGGTTCATGTTTGGACCAGTATGTAGTGACTCTGTGTATACGAGTTCAAGCAAAATGGAGTTATGTAGATACAACCTACAGCTGCATCTATTCACATTAATATAATTGATCTATAAAACAATATTTGTGTTTTTGTTTCATGTTTGACATAAAAGAGGCATCTTCACAATTTATTTTGAACTAATCTTTATCAAAAGACTATCTGATCTCTCTCAAGATGTATACCTGACAGAACAGAAGTTTGTTTGTATTTGTGATGCTCCCTTGACTCATCGACAAGTATACACTTCAGGATTGATCATGACTGGTCAAGAATATGTTTTTTGTTCCATTTACTTCTCACTTTGGAGTGAAGTAATAGTTCCAATCGAACTTGAGGCTTAGTATTTTCCTGAAAAGCTAGATGTCCTCTGTCATCAGTTCACTTTAAGTTCTCATAAGTTAAACCAAAATCAACTCTTGGTAAATTCCAAAATTATATGCCAAATATAAATTCTGGATGTCCCTTAATGTGATGCCcacaaggaaaacaaataaaaaaaaggaaaacagacTTACCTCTATGCAGTGGGAAAGGGGTGTGGCTAGTGAATAGCAAGTCTGTAGCTGTTCCTTTTCCTGTTTTGGTTATGTGCAATGTGCCAAATGCCTTGTGCATTTATTATAAATCATTTGAGAAACATGTATTTTGTTTCAAATCAAGCACTCCATTTTGTTTTTGAATATCTTTCTTAAGCttgaaaaataaacatgatgGAGATTTATCTTCTAATCATATGATGgagatttattataaatcattTGAGAAACATGTATTTTGTTTCAAATCAAGCACTCCATTTTATTTTTGAATATCTTACTTAAGCttggaaaataaacatgatggagATTTATCTTCTAATCGTGGATACAATACTTTCTATGCTAGACTTATCTTATGTGGTTATGTTCTGTACTATCCATGAATCAAATGATTGCTTACTCTGTGGACCTATGGCCATCACCTTCTTTGACTTTCTTTTTGCAGTGCCTTTGTTTTACCAGCTGATATTCAGGTGTTTACTGATGAGTCAAAGGGTAAGTTAATAGCTCGTTGCCAGGGTAAAACAGTGAAATATTTCACTAGTGCTGTGGAGGAGATATGTGAGGCTTTTGAAGAATTGAACAAGAAACATTCAGGAGAATCAGGGCAGGATATTGTCAGGAATAATTCTGCCCTTGCATCTCCCTCGGTTAGTGGTTTCGAAGATAGCAAGCATCTAAGGGAACATCATGAGCCATCACATTATAATGGAAGAGGTGAGAATGACTGCTCGAATAATGAGCTACATGGGATGGAGCTGGGTTCAAGGAGCCAGGAGGAAGATGTATCTTCTGATCTGACTTTAGGTGGGCCTGGATCCCTCTTGAAAAGGAACAAAACTTCAAGCGAAGGTGTTCAAGTTCCAAAGAAAGAAAAACTTGCAGTTTCCGAGTCAGCTTCTCATACTTGTTCTGGTACGGAGGAAAAATTAATGTGTGCTAATTCTGATGTTAGTAAGAGAAATGAACCAGAGACGTTACCCAAAACTGATACTATAGAGCCACTTCCAAAAATCTATTCTCATGATGGACTTGAGGATTCCAGTGATTCTAAAGATGTAAATGAATCTCAGGAGACAAATGCAGGTAATGTGCTGAAGGTTCTAGAAAGTGATCATCAAACAACAAAGGTGACTGGAGAGGATAGCAGAAGGGTGACTTCAAGAGACACTGACTTGAGAAATTCAAAAATATCAAAGAGTCTGAAAATATCTGAAGAACATTCctttgaaaaggaaaaaaaaaatagtgaccCGCGCAAGGAAGCCACAGATGTTTCTGAAGAACATGGCTATAAAGGGTCAATGTCTTCTGGTGAATCAACAGTGAAGATTTTCCAGGTTAGAAATAAAAAGCGGACTTTGGATGGAAGCAAAGATTCATGTCCAGTTAAAAGATCAAAAATGGTAGAGGAGAATAGTGACAAGCGGaagaactcaagacataatgactTATCTAATATTGATTCTAGAAGTAAAGGTGGTAAAGTTGTAAAGACAGAAAAATCTGGAATCTCCATGAAAACTGAAAATCAGTTAACATCAGAAATGAAAATGCATCATGGTGGGATGCCTATAACTTGTAACGAGGTTGTCCTTTCGACGACCAAAGGTTCTGAGGGCATGGATGCAGTGGCTACTACTGCCACTAAAGCCACTGCAAGTACAATTCAAACTGGTTCTTGGTTTGTGAAAGATGGAACGATTGATAGGTCCTTGAGTACACACATCCGCTATAGACGTAGATCACGTAGGCTTAATGATGTTAAAGTGGAGGAAGGACAGAAGACCCCATTTCATAAAGATTCTACTAGCAACTTGGTTTTAGCACATTCAGGCATCTCTGTTTCTGAAAAGAAGTTTCATTCTGTGATGGAGGGTAACAAAGATTCTCCATCTGGTTATGCTGTGGCTGAAAAGCCTGATCTTATCAGGGATGAGAAGCCTTCAGATGATGTGACATTGCTTGTCAAGATGGCTGAAAAGTACAAGGAGAGGAGGGTAGAAAAATCAGAAAGCCTGCAAGCTTCTCAAAGTCCTAAGAAGCAAGAATATCAGAAATCATCATTCGGTGATTCTAGACCACCCATTGTATCACCCAAGACTCCTGTTGCTGTCGATGATGCAATGAAGTCAATAGATCAAACATTTATAAAGCCTGATATAAAACCCTTGGGTTCTTATTCAGGAAAGAAATCTCAAAATCATCCATCCAAACTTTCAAACCACCAAACTGAGAGGTTGAGCTCATCCCGAAGTCAAGCTACACCAGAAAAAAATAAGGCATCAAGTAAATCAGTTAGCGTAAAGGCGACCTCGAAATGCAATATGCACACTACTGTGCTTACTGGAAATAAGCTCAATAACAAACACCCTGGGGGGCAGAATTCTCAAAAGGATGTTTTAGGACATAAAAGGTATAAATTCATTTTTTAGATAGATGTGCCATGTTAATTTTGTGGTTTTGGAGAGAAAAGATGTTTTGTTTTTGTGTGAGTTTTTCTTTGATTATTTGCTGGTTGTTTCATTATTTTACAGATCAGAAGCTTCTAAAGAAGAGAAAGTAGCGAGCTATAGCGAATCTGTGTTTACTGATACCACTAAGTCAATGAAGCACCTTATCGCAGCTGCTCAAGCAAAAAGGAGAGACGCACAATCACGATGCCTGCCTCCTGTAAATGCTATTCCTGTAATATCGTCTCCAAATGCACTCTTTGGAAGGAGCCCAAGTCCTGCTACACCAATTCCCTTTTCATCAACAAATTCTGCTCAAAGGGATATTAAAGAAACTTATGCTTCAATGCCATTTGATTCTCCATCTGCAGCTCCTTGGGAACTTCCTTCAACAAACAAAGTGGAAATCAAAGAATGTGAGCACAGGACTAGTCCTGATCAAAGGCCACTGGGGGTTTCACTAAGTGGTGGTACTGAAGCAGCTGTTGCACGTGATGCTTTTGAGGGCATGATAGAAACACTTTCAAGGACAAAGGACAGTATTGGACGTGCAACTCGGCTAGCAATTGAGTGTGCCAAATATGGCATTGTTGGTGAGGTGAGAATACTTGCATAATCATGCCGTATGGTATATGGCTTGTGCATTTTTCATGTTTTAGCAGTTTTTATATGCCCTGATCTGTATTTACCATGTATTTTTGATCATTTGTTTGTTTGATAGAATAGTTTATTGCAGCCAGTGACAGATTATAATGGGTTATAGATATGACTGTCTGCAGATTGTGGAGCTACTTATTCAGAAGTTGGAGACTGAACCCAGCTTTCATCGTAGAGTTGACCTCTTTTTCCTCGTTGACTCTATTACTCAGTGTTCACATACCCAGAAAGGTAGTAAGTCCATGTTTGGTAGAACTctactctccttttttttttggagTTTATGGTAGAATTCAATTAATACAGTAAGCACTGTTCCACTATTCCCTTGTTTGAGTTTTTAGGTGCAATAAAATAGAATGTGGATTCAGTTCTTTGGTGCTGAACAATAAATTGTGTCAATGAATTTAGTTATGGGGGTGTTTTTCTGTGTCATATACTCTTATCTTTCTGGTCTATTTCATGTTCTAGAATTGCTGCAACTATAGATGTTATCTTCACAAACTTCTTTTTATTCCTGATATCTTGATAACCTGCAGGGATTGCTGGGTCGTCATACATTCCTACAATACAGGAAGCATTACCACGCTTATTGGCTGCTGCTGCGCCACCTGGGTCTGGTGCTCGGGAGAATCGTCGTCAGTGTCTCAAGGTAATTTTGCTACTTTCTCATGATTTGATTGTAT
Coding sequences:
- the LOC135585021 gene encoding ENHANCER OF AG-4 protein 2-like, which encodes MPPGRRRGGNRVKNLEQLKPGDLVLAKVKGYPAWPAKISRPEEFDRSPDPRKYFVQFFGTSEIAFVLPADIQVFTDESKGKLIARCQGKTVKYFTSAVEEICEAFEELNKKHSGESGQDIVRNNSALASPSVSGFEDSKHLREHHEPSHYNGRGENDCSNNELHGMELGSRSQEEDVSSDLTLGGPGSLLKRNKTSSEGVQVPKKEKLAVSESASHTCSGTEEKLMCANSDVSKRNEPETLPKTDTIEPLPKIYSHDGLEDSSDSKDVNESQETNAGNVLKVLESDHQTTKVTGEDSRRVTSRDTDLRNSKISKSLKISEEHSFEKEKKNSDPRKEATDVSEEHGYKGSMSSGESTVKIFQVRNKKRTLDGSKDSCPVKRSKMVEENSDKRKNSRHNDLSNIDSRSKGGKVVKTEKSGISMKTENQLTSEMKMHHGGMPITCNEVVLSTTKGSEGMDAVATTATKATASTIQTGSWFVKDGTIDRSLSTHIRYRRRSRRLNDVKVEEGQKTPFHKDSTSNLVLAHSGISVSEKKFHSVMEGNKDSPSGYAVAEKPDLIRDEKPSDDVTLLVKMAEKYKERRVEKSESLQASQSPKKQEYQKSSFGDSRPPIVSPKTPVAVDDAMKSIDQTFIKPDIKPLGSYSGKKSQNHPSKLSNHQTERLSSSRSQATPEKNKASSKSVSVKATSKCNMHTTVLTGNKLNNKHPGGQNSQKDVLGHKRSEASKEEKVASYSESVFTDTTKSMKHLIAAAQAKRRDAQSRCLPPVNAIPVISSPNALFGRSPSPATPIPFSSTNSAQRDIKETYASMPFDSPSAAPWELPSTNKVEIKECEHRTSPDQRPLGVSLSGGTEAAVARDAFEGMIETLSRTKDSIGRATRLAIECAKYGIVGEIVELLIQKLETEPSFHRRVDLFFLVDSITQCSHTQKGIAGSSYIPTIQEALPRLLAAAAPPGSGARENRRQCLKVLRLWLERKIMPESLLRRYIDDIEVPNVDVNAGFFPRRPSRAERSVDDPIREMDGMHVDEYGSNTTFQLPGLLSTNVFEDEEDHPTTLCRDSGNEMPVGVGSTLEELDTCSLTPSDRHHHVLKDVDGELEMEDDPLSKDEKGITRNDYQKVELKYQESSITLEATSINPDELPPLPTAPPPPLDSPPLPPPPPPLSPSPPSPPPPPPPSSPSPPPPPPPPPLPISGQTSLPSVPILPTVSPSPPSLFYAPVQEELRTQNGNKLVDMAGNAAIQGQETALNSEVVLQQHPSSVANRMSNTQCLSNFTSSRQFEYGHNELYLAPQNSHHIHQFQQGNSSFHQRPYNSHPPSQTPSTYPLPTAQMPTGHFPHVTPMSQQPVLQSHNPYTLTSVPNGQRQLMSDEQRKVHSSDFSPDNQHAAWVSGARPSCSGAPIVQDGFMRSTRERPLSNPMGFQLPVHNPRPSGGSVSGHGFRQVLPGRSDVPGLNSWRPG